A stretch of Spirosoma oryzicola DNA encodes these proteins:
- a CDS encoding DUF4249 domain-containing protein: protein MKRLSFLYPLVLCLLVLGSLSGCETVIDAKLDTGPTQLSVDAILTDQPGPQTIHLTQTAPYFNSGTPSAALSATVTVTDNVGKSYAFTDENNDGYYVWQPASTTDTLGHVGRTYQLTINLGGETYRASSAINRVPIVDSLVFAKTKINPLSKVEGYRAEFYTRDLPGAVDYYRIRYYRNGTLQARARDIIIVQDAAFRGSADTDGLLFIQPIRRSVNPDSLYALNEEVKVEVQSLSLEAYNFWDALRTQITNGGLFATPPANVPTNITNTNPSGRKPVGFFIASAVRSRTARIVNENIRPDDNR from the coding sequence ATGAAACGACTTTCGTTTTTATATCCATTGGTCCTTTGCCTGCTGGTTCTGGGTAGCTTGTCAGGATGCGAGACTGTCATTGATGCCAAGTTAGATACTGGTCCAACGCAACTGTCGGTCGATGCTATTCTTACTGACCAGCCGGGTCCGCAAACGATCCATCTGACCCAAACAGCACCTTATTTTAACAGCGGTACACCCTCAGCCGCGCTAAGCGCAACCGTAACCGTAACGGATAATGTCGGTAAGTCCTATGCTTTTACGGACGAAAACAACGATGGTTATTACGTCTGGCAACCCGCTTCTACGACGGATACCCTCGGACACGTTGGCCGCACTTATCAGCTTACAATTAATCTGGGTGGAGAAACCTACCGGGCGAGTTCTGCTATCAATCGGGTTCCCATCGTTGACTCGCTGGTATTTGCAAAAACCAAAATCAATCCGCTTTCCAAGGTAGAAGGCTACCGGGCCGAATTTTACACCCGCGACCTTCCCGGCGCCGTTGACTACTACCGGATTCGCTATTACCGGAATGGTACATTGCAGGCCAGAGCCCGTGATATTATTATTGTTCAGGACGCGGCTTTTCGAGGAAGCGCCGACACCGACGGTTTATTATTTATCCAGCCCATTCGCCGGTCGGTCAATCCTGATAGCCTGTATGCGCTCAACGAGGAAGTCAAGGTAGAAGTACAGTCGTTATCACTGGAAGCCTATAATTTCTGGGATGCGCTTCGAACGCAAATTACAAACGGAGGACTGTTTGCAACACCACCCGCTAACGTTCCAACGAACATTACCAATACCAATCCGAGTGGACGGAAACCGGTCGGTTTCTTTATTGCGTCAGCCGTTCGCAGCCGGACGGCTCGTATCGTCAACGAGAATATACGACCAGACGATAATCGTTAA
- the purH gene encoding bifunctional phosphoribosylaminoimidazolecarboxamide formyltransferase/IMP cyclohydrolase — protein sequence MSLKISSALISVYYKDGLEPLVRLLHEHNVRLYSTGGTQAFIEQLGIPVTAVEDLTGYPSIFGGRVKTLHPAVMGGILYRRELPEDLAQAERHRIPPIDLAVVDLYPFEETVASGASDEDIIEKIDIGGISLIRAAAKNHNDVLIVSSRNQYANVVQLLTEKNGATDLSDRRFYAKEAFAVTSHYDTAIQAYFAKDDQESTQKASSAADINDFKNLPANHLRYGENPHQQATFYGDLDAMFDKLHGKELSYNNLVDVDACVGLIDEFAASEGSTFAIIKHTNACGIATAETAQDAYLRALSCDPVSAFGGVIITNTTVDRATAEELNKLFMEILIAPDFAPEALELLKSKKNRILLKRKSVALPTVMFKTILNGVLEQDKDNQTETADDFKVVSQKAPTADELQALEFALKVCKHTKSNTIVLSNKNQLLASGVGQTSRVDALRQAIEKAGSFGFDLHGAVMASDAFFPFPDCVEIAGQAGITAVVQPGGSVRDQDSIDYCNAHGLAMVTTGVRHFKH from the coding sequence ATGTCTCTTAAAATCTCCTCTGCACTGATCTCCGTTTATTACAAAGATGGTCTCGAACCACTCGTACGGCTTCTGCACGAACACAACGTGCGGCTGTACTCAACCGGAGGCACTCAGGCATTCATCGAACAACTCGGTATTCCTGTTACCGCCGTTGAAGATCTAACCGGATACCCGTCTATTTTCGGCGGTCGCGTTAAAACGCTTCACCCAGCCGTTATGGGGGGGATTCTTTACCGTCGGGAATTGCCCGAAGATCTTGCCCAGGCGGAGCGGCACCGGATTCCGCCCATCGACCTGGCCGTTGTAGACCTGTATCCGTTCGAAGAAACGGTAGCGTCGGGCGCGTCGGATGAGGACATTATTGAAAAAATAGACATTGGTGGTATTTCGCTGATCCGGGCGGCTGCTAAAAATCATAACGATGTGCTGATCGTCTCGTCGCGGAATCAGTACGCCAACGTGGTTCAACTGCTGACGGAGAAAAACGGAGCAACCGACCTGAGCGACCGTCGTTTCTACGCCAAAGAAGCGTTTGCCGTAACGTCGCACTACGACACTGCTATTCAGGCTTACTTCGCCAAAGACGATCAGGAATCAACGCAAAAAGCTTCGTCAGCCGCCGACATCAACGACTTCAAAAACCTACCGGCCAACCACCTGCGTTACGGCGAGAACCCGCACCAGCAAGCGACGTTCTACGGTGATCTGGACGCGATGTTCGACAAGCTGCACGGCAAAGAGCTTTCGTACAACAACCTCGTGGACGTAGATGCCTGCGTCGGACTGATTGACGAGTTTGCAGCATCGGAAGGTAGTACGTTCGCGATTATCAAACACACCAACGCCTGTGGTATTGCTACTGCGGAAACGGCTCAGGACGCTTACCTCAGAGCGCTCTCCTGCGATCCGGTATCGGCGTTTGGCGGTGTAATCATCACCAACACGACGGTCGACCGGGCAACGGCGGAAGAGCTGAACAAACTGTTCATGGAAATTCTGATCGCGCCCGACTTCGCGCCCGAAGCGTTAGAGCTGCTGAAATCGAAAAAGAACCGGATTCTCCTGAAACGCAAGTCGGTTGCCCTACCAACAGTCATGTTCAAAACGATCCTGAATGGTGTTCTGGAACAGGACAAAGACAATCAGACCGAAACGGCAGACGACTTTAAGGTAGTTAGCCAAAAAGCACCAACGGCGGACGAACTGCAAGCGCTTGAGTTTGCCCTGAAAGTGTGCAAGCATACGAAGTCGAACACAATTGTACTGTCGAATAAAAACCAGTTGCTGGCTAGTGGCGTCGGTCAAACCTCGCGCGTAGACGCGCTGCGGCAGGCTATTGAAAAGGCGGGTTCGTTTGGGTTCGATCTGCACGGCGCGGTGATGGCTTCCGATGCGTTCTTCCCCTTCCCCGACTGCGTTGAAATTGCCGGTCAGGCGGGGATCACGGCGGTGGTTCAGCCGGGTGGTTCGGTTCGCGACCAGGACTCGATTGATTACTGCAACGCGCACGGTCTGGCGATGGTTACAACCGGCGTCAGACACTTCAAACACTAA
- a CDS encoding polysaccharide biosynthesis C-terminal domain-containing protein, protein MSTFKKLASDTALYGVSTILGRMLNFALVPLQTYVFTQPGEMASNVELYSWVGILLVVYTFGLETAFFRFAARSNKSGNPDDRMKVFNETLSIVLVISALFTTLIILLTPQIVVWLDYPGQQLSVIWVAFIVAIDAIMAIPFARLRVENRARRFVQAKIINIFIVVALNVFFLVICRDIYNEKYLTFLKPAIDLIYYPSIGPGYILLANLLGNATYFVLLRDAFAGFHFRLKKEEVAVMLAYAAPLMLTSLAGLVNSMTDRLFLQHLLPEGFYPGKTSKDALGIYGNCLKLSVFMALVIQSFKFAADPFFFSRAEDKNSPKLLADVTKWFVIVCVLIWVGVSLNLDIVGFMVSEKYRSGLSIVPFLLLANLFLGVYYNISFWFKLSDKTKFGTLITVIGAGITIAGNIILIPIMGYMGCALAFLISSFAMMVICYVLGEKYYPVPYHVQSAVGYVLAGGLLIYASQYVKISDLWLSVPYHLALFGLFFAAILVVERETFTPVLARLRRKKSKNISVPEDPSDEPLIQKE, encoded by the coding sequence ATGAGTACATTCAAAAAATTAGCCAGCGATACGGCGCTGTACGGGGTTAGTACCATCCTGGGACGGATGCTCAATTTTGCGCTGGTGCCGTTACAAACCTATGTTTTTACGCAGCCTGGTGAGATGGCCTCCAATGTGGAGCTGTACAGCTGGGTTGGTATTTTGCTGGTTGTCTACACGTTCGGTCTGGAGACCGCCTTTTTTCGATTTGCCGCCCGCTCCAACAAGTCGGGTAATCCTGACGACCGGATGAAAGTTTTCAACGAGACACTTAGTATCGTGCTGGTCATTAGTGCACTATTCACCACACTAATTATTCTGCTGACTCCGCAGATTGTGGTTTGGCTGGATTATCCGGGTCAGCAGCTGTCTGTGATCTGGGTCGCGTTTATCGTCGCTATCGATGCCATCATGGCGATTCCGTTTGCGCGGCTGCGGGTCGAGAATCGGGCGCGTCGGTTCGTTCAGGCCAAGATCATCAACATCTTCATCGTCGTTGCACTGAACGTCTTCTTCTTGGTTATTTGCCGAGATATTTATAACGAAAAGTACCTGACATTCCTCAAACCCGCTATTGACCTAATCTATTACCCGAGCATTGGACCTGGTTATATTCTGCTTGCCAACCTGCTGGGAAACGCCACGTATTTCGTGCTATTGCGTGATGCTTTTGCGGGGTTCCACTTCCGACTGAAAAAAGAAGAGGTTGCCGTTATGCTGGCGTACGCTGCTCCGCTGATGTTGACCAGTCTGGCTGGGCTAGTAAATTCCATGACCGACCGGCTGTTTTTGCAACATCTGCTTCCCGAAGGCTTTTATCCGGGCAAGACGAGCAAGGACGCGCTGGGTATCTATGGAAACTGCCTGAAACTGTCGGTATTTATGGCGCTGGTTATTCAGTCGTTTAAGTTTGCCGCCGATCCGTTCTTTTTCTCGCGAGCCGAAGATAAAAACTCGCCGAAGCTGTTGGCCGACGTTACCAAGTGGTTCGTGATTGTCTGCGTGCTGATCTGGGTGGGGGTGAGTCTGAACCTGGACATTGTGGGCTTTATGGTTTCGGAAAAATACCGCTCCGGTCTGTCGATTGTGCCATTCCTGCTGCTGGCTAACCTTTTTCTGGGTGTGTACTACAACATATCCTTCTGGTTCAAGCTTAGCGATAAAACCAAGTTCGGAACATTGATTACTGTTATTGGGGCTGGGATCACCATCGCTGGCAACATCATTTTGATACCTATAATGGGCTACATGGGTTGCGCCTTGGCCTTTCTTATTTCCAGCTTTGCGATGATGGTGATTTGCTACGTGCTGGGCGAAAAGTATTATCCCGTACCTTATCATGTGCAGTCGGCGGTGGGTTACGTGCTGGCAGGAGGGCTGCTGATTTACGCGTCCCAGTACGTTAAGATTTCGGACTTATGGCTTTCTGTGCCCTACCACCTGGCGCTGTTTGGCTTGTTTTTCGCAGCTATTCTGGTCGTTGAGCGGGAAACGTTTACACCCGTTCTAGCCCGACTCCGCCGGAAGAAGAGCAAAAATATATCCGTTCCTGAAGACCCGTCAGACGAACCGCTGATTCAAAAAGAATAA
- a CDS encoding TonB-dependent receptor, with the protein MGVGKAAPAQLTVSGYIKDASNGEGLIGVSVYVKETGTGAVTNNYGFYAVTVPPGNYNLIISYVGYEKQNKSVTLTDRNLRLDLELSEEGKQLQEVVVSTKREDDNVKSIAMSVNQIEVKTLKRIPALLGEVDVVRSIQLLPGVSTVGEGATGFNVRGGSIDQNLVLLDEAPVYNSSHLFGFFSVFNPDAVKDVKLIKGGIPANYGGRIASILDVRLKEGNAKKPELNGGIGLIFSRLSYERPLFKGKGSFIIAGRRSYADILAQPFLNSDLRGAKFYFYDLTAKGNYRINDKNIVYLSGYLGRDVFGSDFGFNWGSTTLSARWNHVFSDRLFLNTTAYYSNYDYSLDSDLKRKRQNDFFRTGSRIVDYSIKPDFSLFLGKSTITFGGQSILHDFQPGTATAASSGSIRTFGLESKYGLENALYIGNEQQLTGKLQLQYGLRYSLFNYIGPGQAYIFQTDVPVGQRRNVLTTLDYRGGKTIQTYGNWEPRFAAKYELGDNSSVKLSYNRLAQYIHLISNTTASTPLDIWTPSTNNIRPQIADQIAGGYFKNFGRSGQEFEASVEVYYKWLQNQIDYIDGANLILNKYLEGELLSGRGRAYGAEFYVKRNTGVVNGWISYTLAKTERQVAGINNGDWYATRFDKRHTLTSVLLFDPPRAKRWNFSATFTLASGTPATFPTNRFEFQGYVGQVINGRNNYRIPAYHRLDLAATLQGRKRPGKRKEDNWVFSVYNVYARKNPFSVFFQPNEDNPRVTEAIKYSVFATLIPSVTYNFKF; encoded by the coding sequence ATGGGTGTTGGGAAAGCCGCACCTGCCCAATTGACAGTAAGCGGCTATATTAAAGACGCGTCGAACGGTGAAGGCTTGATTGGCGTGTCCGTTTACGTGAAAGAAACGGGTACCGGAGCTGTAACCAACAACTATGGGTTCTACGCCGTAACCGTCCCTCCCGGCAACTACAACCTGATTATCTCTTACGTAGGCTACGAGAAACAAAATAAATCGGTAACACTAACCGACCGCAACCTTCGGCTTGATCTTGAACTAAGCGAAGAAGGCAAACAACTACAGGAAGTTGTTGTTTCGACCAAACGTGAAGACGATAACGTAAAGAGTATCGCCATGAGCGTTAATCAGATTGAGGTCAAAACACTGAAGCGTATTCCGGCGCTGCTCGGCGAAGTTGACGTTGTGCGCAGCATTCAGCTTTTACCAGGTGTTTCAACGGTGGGCGAAGGCGCTACAGGTTTCAATGTACGCGGGGGTAGTATCGATCAGAACCTGGTACTCCTAGACGAAGCGCCCGTCTACAACTCGTCTCACTTATTTGGTTTCTTTTCCGTTTTCAATCCCGACGCCGTTAAAGATGTGAAGCTGATTAAGGGCGGAATTCCGGCCAACTACGGCGGTCGGATCGCGTCAATTCTCGACGTACGACTGAAAGAAGGCAACGCCAAAAAGCCAGAACTAAACGGCGGTATCGGCCTTATTTTTAGCCGGTTGTCATACGAACGACCGCTTTTCAAAGGCAAAGGTTCGTTTATTATAGCGGGTCGACGCTCCTACGCGGATATTCTGGCGCAGCCATTCCTCAACAGTGATCTCCGTGGTGCTAAATTTTACTTCTACGACCTGACGGCCAAAGGCAACTACCGCATCAACGACAAGAACATTGTGTATTTGTCGGGTTACTTGGGTCGTGATGTGTTCGGCTCCGATTTCGGCTTTAACTGGGGCAGTACTACCCTTTCAGCCCGTTGGAACCACGTGTTCAGCGACCGCTTGTTTTTGAATACCACGGCCTATTACAGCAACTATGATTATTCGCTCGACTCCGACCTGAAGCGTAAGCGGCAAAACGACTTTTTCCGCACTGGCTCGCGTATCGTCGATTATAGTATCAAACCCGATTTCTCATTGTTTCTCGGTAAAAGCACCATCACGTTCGGTGGCCAGTCTATTTTGCACGACTTTCAACCTGGAACGGCTACAGCCGCCAGTTCTGGCTCCATTCGCACGTTTGGGCTGGAAAGCAAATACGGCTTAGAAAACGCGCTATACATTGGCAACGAGCAGCAGCTTACGGGCAAATTACAGCTTCAGTACGGACTTCGTTACTCGTTGTTCAACTACATCGGACCAGGTCAGGCGTACATTTTTCAGACGGATGTGCCCGTCGGCCAACGACGGAACGTGCTGACGACGCTTGACTACCGGGGCGGCAAAACGATTCAGACCTACGGCAACTGGGAACCGCGTTTTGCAGCTAAGTACGAACTGGGAGACAATAGCTCGGTCAAGCTGAGTTACAACCGGCTGGCGCAGTATATTCACCTGATTTCAAACACCACAGCGTCAACACCGCTGGACATCTGGACGCCCTCCACAAATAATATCCGTCCGCAGATTGCCGACCAGATAGCGGGTGGTTACTTTAAAAACTTTGGCCGATCGGGTCAGGAGTTTGAAGCCTCCGTTGAAGTGTACTACAAATGGCTGCAAAATCAAATCGATTACATCGACGGCGCTAACCTGATCTTAAACAAGTACCTGGAAGGCGAACTGTTAAGTGGTCGGGGTCGGGCTTATGGAGCAGAATTTTACGTGAAGCGCAACACGGGCGTAGTAAACGGCTGGATTAGCTACACCCTGGCTAAAACGGAACGTCAGGTCGCCGGTATCAACAACGGTGACTGGTACGCGACGCGCTTCGACAAACGGCATACCCTGACATCGGTGCTGCTCTTCGATCCGCCACGAGCAAAACGCTGGAATTTTTCGGCGACGTTTACCTTAGCCAGCGGTACCCCCGCCACATTCCCAACCAACCGATTTGAATTTCAGGGCTACGTAGGGCAAGTCATAAACGGACGCAACAACTACCGGATTCCGGCGTACCACCGGCTCGACCTGGCGGCCACGTTACAAGGCCGGAAACGTCCCGGTAAGCGGAAAGAAGACAACTGGGTTTTCTCCGTCTATAACGTCTACGCCCGTAAGAATCCGTTCTCGGTCTTTTTCCAGCCAAACGAAGACAATCCCCGCGTAACGGAAGCGATCAAGTATTCAGTTTTCGCAACGCTTATTCCGTCGGTGACCTACAACTTCAAATTCTAA
- a CDS encoding TraB/GumN family protein produces the protein MTSLRILFFILLALPQTGLAQSLLWEVSGNGLKQPSYLFGTYHILKDSYLDKAPTVRTAFDAAQGVVVETTVDSSAMLNMAMRALMPGNSLKKLLSEPDYQLVATEFKQVTGYDLAMFNMMKPIMTATTLSLGYAEKEVDTLRKFTGQPLDLYFAVEAKKKGKAVTPLETMEQQMAFLFDHDPVEKQAADLVKLVKEKKDTKGQSQHLTDLYLAGDLEGMWKLGQQHEEKYGDLSYLVKERNQTWMGKLPTIMAVRPTFVAVGALHLPGPEGLIALLRKAGYEVKAK, from the coding sequence ATGACTTCGTTACGCATTCTCTTTTTTATTCTACTGGCGCTTCCCCAAACGGGCCTAGCTCAATCCTTGCTATGGGAAGTCTCCGGCAACGGGCTCAAGCAGCCTTCCTACCTGTTCGGAACCTACCACATTCTTAAAGACAGTTATCTCGACAAAGCCCCTACGGTCCGAACAGCTTTCGATGCGGCCCAGGGAGTCGTCGTTGAAACAACGGTCGATTCATCGGCCATGCTCAACATGGCGATGCGCGCCCTGATGCCAGGCAATAGCTTGAAGAAACTACTGTCTGAACCGGATTACCAGTTAGTTGCTACGGAGTTCAAGCAGGTGACAGGCTATGACCTGGCTATGTTCAACATGATGAAGCCGATTATGACGGCAACGACATTAAGCCTTGGCTATGCCGAAAAAGAGGTTGATACGCTCCGTAAGTTTACCGGACAGCCGCTTGATTTATACTTTGCGGTCGAAGCGAAAAAGAAAGGAAAAGCCGTTACTCCGCTCGAAACGATGGAGCAGCAAATGGCTTTTTTGTTCGACCACGATCCGGTGGAAAAGCAAGCTGCGGATCTGGTTAAACTGGTGAAGGAGAAAAAAGACACAAAAGGTCAGAGCCAGCACCTCACCGACCTCTACTTAGCGGGTGACCTGGAAGGAATGTGGAAACTGGGGCAGCAACACGAAGAAAAATACGGTGATCTGTCGTATCTCGTCAAAGAGCGAAACCAAACCTGGATGGGAAAATTACCGACGATCATGGCTGTTCGACCCACGTTTGTAGCGGTTGGTGCGCTTCATTTGCCCGGTCCGGAAGGCTTGATTGCCTTGTTGCGCAAAGCGGGCTATGAGGTGAAGGCCAAGTGA
- a CDS encoding lysophospholipid acyltransferase family protein, protein MRLLYTIWCAVYFVALYLILFPIQFVFLQRDQWKPLAHTINYIWGILFFAGIGISIHVERRFKPDPKQVYVFCANHFSYLDIAAMGVIVKNYYAFIGKSEVKHVPLLGYMFAKLHVQVDREQAKSRAYSLAKSIRTLASGRSIMIFPEGGIRAKEPPKMHHPFKDGAFIMAIQQQVPVVPITLLTNYKILPDTEKVRMHRFPLRAVIHPPISTTGLTQENVAWLREETYRIIDAELSQSAGTSAAGQSSTQLSDR, encoded by the coding sequence ATGCGGCTTCTGTATACGATTTGGTGCGCTGTTTATTTCGTAGCGTTGTATCTGATCTTGTTTCCGATCCAGTTTGTGTTTTTACAGCGCGATCAATGGAAACCCCTGGCGCATACGATTAATTACATCTGGGGTATTCTGTTTTTTGCTGGCATCGGCATCTCGATTCACGTCGAACGGCGGTTTAAACCGGACCCGAAGCAAGTGTACGTGTTTTGCGCTAACCACTTCTCGTACCTCGACATAGCCGCAATGGGTGTGATTGTCAAAAACTATTACGCCTTCATTGGAAAAAGCGAAGTCAAACATGTTCCGTTGTTAGGATACATGTTCGCTAAACTGCACGTTCAGGTGGATCGCGAACAGGCCAAAAGCCGGGCTTATTCACTAGCGAAATCGATTCGAACGCTGGCTTCGGGCCGAAGCATCATGATTTTTCCCGAGGGAGGCATCCGGGCAAAAGAGCCGCCTAAAATGCACCACCCGTTTAAAGATGGCGCATTTATTATGGCGATTCAGCAGCAGGTTCCGGTAGTACCCATCACCTTGCTGACGAATTACAAAATCCTGCCTGACACCGAAAAAGTCAGAATGCACCGGTTTCCGCTTCGGGCCGTCATTCATCCACCTATCTCGACGACAGGTTTGACCCAGGAAAATGTGGCCTGGCTGCGCGAAGAGACGTATCGGATTATTGATGCGGAACTTAGTCAGTCAGCAGGCACCAGTGCGGCCGGTCAATCATCGACCCAATTATCAGATCGTTAA